The following are encoded together in the Drosophila biarmipes strain raj3 chromosome 3L, RU_DBia_V1.1, whole genome shotgun sequence genome:
- the LOC108034449 gene encoding fat-body protein 1 has translation MFRLTCVCLCLLALSEGIESFGNPWMLPTFRRDLGLSKKEYNHRQGRQRFLLDLLLQVHKPLLHEELIAMGNQLNEDPNEYHEGTWRYIKDFQERVHQNQVPRPSIILNQLDDELPQNLLGIYRFLTMAKDWSSFQRNACYARMHFHPLLFVNALQMAVGDREDTKDLRMPAMYEVLPQLYFEKEVILAGQEIAWHQLTPIRMVTPKRRWKDILMGHLNTRQPWTQEEPLPTEPLIIDNERPLAHLSLDLELNLHWNNLINRLVIAFEEGKERVSEPIIIDGDRLMAFRGPFDEDNYINNLAMGPHNLQLFLYNLNQFVAILTLEDLATGEKSIDLIEPPLMTTGGVPYKGTSLNIKAVKHILDLTIEDLKNQIDMAVKHNNHSEDNLCIAGQIIVNNYLNICRQLSLAVNGHGLNQPSMLGLATANLRDPIYRSLLFRLNEVLKSYEHQDFSYDKKEMTSPKILNINVSRLVTYEEKVDIDLINLIDQQLLQSHRNNLQFLRRHLVARQRRLNHDSFGIRLDIRAPYDMNILARMYLTLPNQLETRLHLDSFKCSLKQGINQLERLFPSARTEPTLSELYEADFPSTDVTSSSRFPPHLLLPRGTREGLKLQLLVELGAWTGSELEFDGVSVPVLAQTLKDVIIFHHQA, from the exons ATGTTCAGATTAACGTGTGTCTGCCTTTGTCTACTCGCCCTGAGTGAGGGAATAGAAAGTTTTGGCAATCCCTGGATGCTGCCCACTTTCCGGCGGGATTTAGGGTTATCAAAAAAGGAATACAATCACAGGCAAGGTCGTCAGCGTTTTCTCCTGGACTTACTGCTCCAAGTCCACAAACCTTTGCTTCATGAGGAACTCATTGCAATGGGAAACCAACTCAACGAGGATCCAAACGAATATCATGAA GGCACCTGGAGGTATATAAAAGACTTTCAAGAACGTGTACATCAAAACCAAGTGCCACGTCCTTCAATTATCTTAAATCAGCTGGATGATGAGCTGCCCCAGAACCTGCTGGGGATCTATAGATTTTTGACCATGGCCAAGGATTGGTCTTCCTTCCAGCGCAACGCCTGCTATGCCAGGATGCACTTCCATCCCCTGCTCTTTGTAAATGCCCTACAGATGGCAGTGGGTGACAGGGAGGACACCAAAGATTTGCGAATGCCAGCCATGTATGAGGTACTGCCTCAGCTCTACTTCGAGAAGGAGGTGATCCTGGCGGGCCAGGAAATCGCCTGGCATCAGTTGACTCCCATCAGGATGGTGACACCGAAGCGAAGATGGAAGGATATCCTCATGGGGCATCTGAACACCAGGCAGCCTTGGACCCAAGAGGAACCCTTGCCTACGGAACCCCTGATCATTGATAACGAAAGACCGTTGGCTCACCTTAGTCTGGACTTGGAACTTAACTTACACTGGAACAATCTGATAAATCGCCTGGTTATAGCTTTTGAAGAAGGAAAGGAGCGGGTGAGTGAGCCCATTATTATAGATGGCGATCGCTTAATGGCCTTTCGAGGACCCTTCGACGAAGACaactatataaataatttggcCATGGGACCACATAACTTgcaactatttttatacaaccTAAATCAATTTGTGGCTATCTTGACCTTGGAGGATTTGGCAACAGGAGAAAAATCTATTGATCTGATTGAACCGCCCCTTATGACAACCGGTGGCGTTCCTTATAAAGGTACCTCTTTAAATATCAAAGCTGTTAAACACATTTTAGACCTGACAATAGAAGACCTGAAAAACCAAATAGATATGGCTGTGAAACATAATAACCACTCTGAGGATAATTTATGTATAGCGGGACAAATAATAGTTAACAATTACCTCAATATTTGTCGTCAATTGAGCCTGGCTGTGAATGGACATGGTTTAAATCAACCCAGCATGTTGGGTCTGGCGACCGCCAACCTTAGAGATCCCATCTATAGATCGCTGCTGTTTCGCTTAAATGAAGTATTGAAGAGTTATGAACATCAGGACTTCTCTTAtgataaaaaagaaatgacTTCCCCAAAAATTCTTAACATTAATGTGAGTCGCCTGGTGACTTATGAGGAGAAAGTCGACATAGATCTCATTAATCTAATTGACCAGCAACTGCTGCAGTCCCACCgaaataatttacaatttctgCGTCGTCATTTGGTGGCCAGACAACGTCGTCTTAATCATGATTCATTTGGTATTAGACTGGATATAAGAGCTCCCTATGATATGAATATTCTAGCAAGGATGTATTTAACTCTACCAAATCAATTGGAGACTCGTCTACACCTGGACAGCTTCAAATGTTCCCTTAAACAGGGCATCAATCAATTGGAACGCCTGTTTCCATCAGCCCGTACTGAACCCACTCTTAGCGAACTCTATGAGGCCGATTTCCCATCAACAGATGTAACAAGTTCCAGCCGATTTCCCCCACATCTTTTATTGCCAAGGGGGACCAGAGAGGGCCTCAAACTTCAATTACTTGTGGAACTCGGTGCTTGGACTGGCTCGGAGCTGGAGTTTGACGGGGTGTCTGTGCCTGTCCTCGCCCAAACTCTGAAGGATGTGATAATCTTTCATCACCAGGCCTGA
- the LOC108034673 gene encoding fat-body protein 1: MNRILLLMAFSAALVAAGRITVNPERIQGIDRMSLEDLQRQKFILDIVQNIQQPLQQSDLIQLDQGLIVDSQRYRGGIDAVMQRVIDLDRQRRLLDEHQVYSVGRVEDVQQLRGIYRLLVRAQDFDTLRRNVVYLRRNINPVLLVNALALAIRDREDTRNLIVPAVQELLPELYLDEEVIEQVRGVLREQTQRPTLMDIVGLRQRGMNPMMNILMPWRQIHLQMALMKQQQQLQNRQNVMGQKRVVIRAENQGQIDGTSLLTDDIELRNLVQNLIQELALLEDDSQEEQQQWISNVQGRNQLINRQQEDEDQWIGQSQYNTRQRELGQDVGTGRLLHVNRRRLQEQQDEEQGQNIYGSQRERFQQLLRRDEDNDDDDDIRMGRVQLQRGISQGGLHIGGINDLPTVNVNSDRLLHVSRRRLNAIQQEQQQGQQQDQLTARQRLMGLVRGERLSEGLRVGQLDEERQMNDWQKKRQGQMWGRQDEQEQDLDQMQIQRQGRRMGGQQQGQSYADQLESVERDDDRLVHINRRRLNQDIQQQQQQQQQQRITGRRIGSIGEGRRVMGDRLIQDEDILKLIRSDNRLTQMTDQEILEMLRRNRLQKHQNNDDNNNDDDDDDDNDDDDEVVQRRQGVRSRRSLINLRQQNSRRGEIILHNLRQLVARLNQESISQGETIDQTQQQQQQQQWLNNPRLTQTERYNLRLNQIRIDSQRNREILGQIGQIEQQLQQVIAQVVNQVSSLRGQMEDQRQVESLIADVLLGRLGQVGIINIIRQVVQDNSRNGQQIDRTGLGIRLSDPVVQHTLRRIVKIVDQQREQILGAYRQEQLQMRGVAINDVRVDKLRTRIEENVLDLSNLVEQQQQVQGVQQEIVGRQRRLNNKDFTIDMEITSDEERDAIVRVFLGPGEDQQGRQGVSLEQRRRDFVLLDAINVQLENGRNRVQLRSIDIPWTKNDVTPLGEIYRRVMMQLKGQQEQLVMGGIQELVGESGRFPQHLLLPRGRPQGLPMQLLVVVSPLVEQEVQEIIPAISIGIGSASLQDIRPLGYPLDRPIRNEQELLQLPNVLLQDVTIVQEN, from the exons ATGAACAGAATCCTGCTGCTGATGGCCTTTTCGGCCGCTCTTGTGGCTGCCGGAAGGATAACCGTGAATCCGGAGAGGATTCAGGGTATTG ATCGCATGTCCCTGGAGGATCTGCAGCGACAGAAGTTCATCCTGGACATCGTCCAGAACATCCAGCAGCCCCTGCAGCAGAGTGATCTTATCCAGCTGGACCAGGGTCTGATCGTGGACAGCCAGCGGTATCGCGGCGGCATCGACGCGGTGATGCAGCGCGTCATCGACCTGGACCGCCAGCGTCGCCTCCTGGACGAGCACCAGGTGTACTCGGTGGGTCGTGTGGAGGATGTGCAGCAGCTGCGTGGCATTTACCGCCTGCTGGTTCGCGCCCAGGACTTCGATACCCTCCGCCGGAATGTGGTCTATCTGCGCCGGAACATCAATCCCGTGCTGCTGGTCAACGCCTTGGCTCTGGCCATTCGCGACCGGGAGGACACTCGCAACCTGATTGTGCCCGCCGTCCAGGAGCTGCTCCCCGAACTGTATCTGGATGAGGAGGTCATTGAGCAGGTTCGCGGAGTCCTCAGGGAGCAAACTCAGCGTCCCACGCTTATGGACATTGTGGGTCTGCGCCAGCGTGGCATGAACCCTATGATGAACATCCTCATGCCCTGGCGGCAGATCCACCTGCAGATGGCTCTGAtgaagcaacagcagcagctacaGAACCGCCAGAATGTCATGGGCCAGAAACGCGTGGTGATCCGTGCCGAGAACCAGGGACAGATCGATGGCACCTCTCTGCTGACCGACGACATTGAGCTGCGCAACCTGGTCCAGAACCTTATCCAGGAATTGGCTCTGCTGGAGGATGACTCGCAGGAGGAGCAACAGCAATGGATCAGCAATGTGCAGGGACGCAACCAGTTGATCAACAGGCAGCAGGAGGATGAGGATCAATGGATTGGCCAGTCCCAGTACAACACCAGGCAGAGGGAGCTGGGTCAAGATGTCGGCACTGGCCGTCTGCTCCATGTGAACCGTCGCCGCCTCCAGGAGCAACAGGACGAGGAGCAGGGTCAGAACATCTACGGCAGTCAGAGGGAGCGTTTCCAGCAGCTGCTCCGCCGGGATGAGGAcaacgatgatgatgacgatatCCGCATGGGTCGTGTGCAACTGCAGCGTGGAATCAGCCAGGGAGGTCTCCACATTGGCGGTATCAATGACCTGCCCACCGTGAATGTGAACAGTGACCGCCTGCTCCATGTGAGCCGCCGCCGTTTGAACGCCATCcaacaggagcagcagcagggtcAGCAGCAGGATCAGCTCACGGCTCGCCAGCGTCTAATGGGCTTGGTCAGGGGAGAGCGCCTCAGCGAGGGCCTCCGTGTGGGTCAGCTGGACGAGGAGCGTCAGATGAACGACTGGCAGAAGAAGCGCCAGGGTCAGATGTGGGGACGCCAAGAtgagcaggagcaggacctGGACCAGATGCAAATCCAGAGACAAGGTCGTCGCATGGGCGGTCAACAGCAGGGTCAAAGCTACGCCGATCAGCTGGAGAGCGTGGAGCGCGATGATGACCGTTTGGTCCACATCAACAGGCGTCGCCTCAACCAGGacatccagcagcagcagcagcaacagcagcagcagaggatTACCGGCCGCAGAATTGGCTCCATTGGCGAGGGTCGCCGCGTCATGGGCGATCGTCTCATCCAGGACGAGGACATTCTGAAGCTCATCCGCAGCGACAACCGCTTGACCCAAATGACCGACCAAGAGATCCTTGAGATGCTGAGGAGGAACCGTCTGCAGAAGCATCAGAACAACGatgacaacaacaacgacgatgatgatgatgatgacaacgatgatgatgacgaggTTGTGCAGCGCCGCCAGGGAGTTCGTAGCCGCCGCAGCCTGATCAATCTCCGCCAGCAGAACAGCCGTCGTGGCGAGATCATCCTGCACAATCTCCGTCAGCTGGTGGCCCGCCTCAACCAGGAGAGCATCTCCCAGGGCGAGACGATCGACCAgacccagcagcagcagcagcagcagcagtggctcAACAATCCCCGCCTGACGCAAACCGAGAGGTACAACCTCCGCCTGAACCAAATCCGCATCGATTCGCAGCGCAACCGTGAGATTCTCGGACAGATTGGCCAGATtgagcagcaactgcagcaggtCATCGCTCAGGTGGTAAACCAGGTCAGCTCGCTGCGTGGACAGATGGAAGATCAGCGCCAGGTGGAGTCCCTGATCGCCGATGTCCTGCTGGGTCGCCTTGGCCAGGTTGGTATCATCAACATCATCCGCCAGGTGGTCCAGGACAACAGCCGCAATGGCCAGCAGATCGATCGTACCGGCCTGGGCATCCGTCTCAGTGATCCCGTCGTGCAGCACACTCTTCGCCGCATTGTGAAGATCGTGGACCAACAGCGGGAGCAGATCCTTGGAGCCTACCGCCAGGAGCAACTGCAGATGCGCGGTGTTGCCATCAACGATGTCCGCGTGGACAAGCTGCGCACTCGCATCGAGGAGAACGTTCTGGACCTCAGCAACTtggtggagcagcagcagcaggttcAGGGAGTCCAGCAGGAGATTGTGGGACGTCAGCGACGCCTCAACAACAAGGACTTCACCATTGACATGGAGATTACCTCGGATGAAGAGCGGGATGCCATTGTTCGCGTCTTCCTGGGACCCGGCGAGGATCAGCAGGGCAGGCAGGGAGTTAGTCTGGAGCAGCGCCGCCGCGACTTTGTGCTCCTGGATGCCATCAATGTGCAGCTGGAGAACGGACGCAACCGCGTCCAGCTGAGGTCCATCGACATCCCCTGGACCAAGAACGATGTGACGCCCCTGGGAGAGATCTACCGCCGAGTGATGATGCAGCTGAAGGgtcagcaggagcagctggtTATGGGTGGCATCCAGGAGTTGGTTGGTGAGAGCGGACGCTTCCCCCAGCACCTGCTGCTGCCCCGTGGAAGGCCCCAGGGTCTGCCCATGCAGCTCCTCGTGGTCGTCTCTCCTCTGGTGGAACAGGAGGTGCAGGAGATCATTCCCGCCATCAGCATTGGTATTGGATCCGCCTCCCTGCAGGACATCCGCCCCTTGGGCTACCCCCTTGACCGCCCCATTCGCAACGAGCAGGAGCTCCTGCAGCTGCCCAATGTCCTCCTCCAGGATGTGACCATCGTCCAGGAGAACTAA
- the LOC108034450 gene encoding fibroblast growth factor receptor homolog 2-like, with amino-acid sequence MVKVPIPLIVITLVSAYPVLGCDFGHHDCSIDVTAENSLLVGHKEPVDNVIASFAKVHAARSIPKTDLSFQPLHESRSLKRLVEERPPVFRKELNRLHHTLSGNTVKLDCPVAGKANITWTKDKKPLHRQLGHYVLKNWTLRFVEATSEDSGKYTCEVCNTWGCVHFEFSVQINNRIRSKPIIVVPQNQTVKVNSSLVMKCTVHSDLHPTVSWKRVVLKNASLDGFQSVEIQNLNFTVTKDSVVLDLHNVTYSHEGWYTCLASSGLGSSNSSVYLRVVSPLPPLEIYALVHAHPVGFTLAAITIVAVFLLGSAFITFMLRRLRREKLLKLRIETVHQWTKKVIIYRPGEEEGSGCSSGDLQMPVIRIEKQRTTVSTTGTGGADPAQGFNEYEFPLDSNWEIPRQQLNLGSILGEGAFGRVVMAEAEGLPRSPHLGETIVAVKMVKEEHTDTDMASMVREMEVMKMIGKHINIINLLGCCSQGGPLWVIVEFAPHGNLKDFLKKHRLGVREVRTRSDGYVDDRPLMPTEQLGEKELTQFAFQIARGMEYLASRKCIHRDLAARNVLVSDGYVMKIADFGLARDIQDVDYYRKVTVGLLPVKWMAPESLKEQKYDSRSDVWSYGVLLWEIMTYGDQPYPHILSAEDLYSYLITGQRMEKPEKCSLSIYVIMLQCWLIESSARPTFSQLVRRFDDILEATSSNLHLSRLFTMDDEQGEVLEQYTYL; translated from the exons ATGGTAAAAGTGCCCATTCCGCTGATCGTCATTACGCTCGTCTCCGCCTATCCGGTTCTTGGTTGCGACTTTGGCCATCACGACTGTTCCATCGATGTCACTGCGGAAAACTCCCTCCTCGTTGGTCATAAAGAACCAGTCGACAATGTCATAGCCAGCTTTGCTAAGGTCCATGCTGCACGATCAATCCCAAAGACGGATCTCTCCTTTCAACCATTGCATGAAAGCCGATCCTTAAAGAGACTCGTCGAAGAACGTCCCCCCGTGTTCAGGAAGGAACTTAATCGACTTCATCACACATTGTCTGGAAACACTGTGAAGTTGGACTGTCCAGTGGCTGGCAAGGCAAACATCACTTGGACAAAGGACAAGAAACCTTTGCACCGCCAGCTTGGCCACTATGTCCTGAAGAACTGGACACTGCGCTTCGTGGAGGCCACCAGCGAGGACTCGGGGAAGTACACCTGTGAGGTGTGCAACACCTGGGGATGCGTCCACTTTGAGTTCAGCGTTCAGATAAACAATCGCATCAGATCCAAACCAATAATCGTGGTGCCACAGAATCAGACAGTGAAGGTAAATAGCAGCTTGGTGATGAAGTGCACCGTCCACTCCGACCTACATCCCACTGTCAGCTGGAAGAGGGTTGTCCTTAAGAACGCCTCGCTGGACGGGTTTCAGTCCGTAGAGATCCAGAATCTCAACTTCACCGTGACGAAAGACTCCGTTGTCTTGGACCTGCACAATGTGACCTACAGCCATGAAGGCTGGTACACCTGTCTGGCTTCCAGTGGCCTGGGAAGCAGCAACTCCAGTGTCTATCTGAGAGTAGTGAGTCCTCTGCCGCCCTTGGAGATCTACGCCCTGGTCCACGCCCATCCGGTTGGGTTTACACTAGCAGCTATTACGATCGTGGCTGTCTTCCTGTTGGGCAGTGCTTTTATAACGTTCATGCTACGCCGGCTGAGGAGGGAGAAGCTGCTGAAGCTCCGCATCGAAACAGTTCATCAGTGGACCAAAAAGGTAATCATATACCGGCCGGGGGAAGAAGAAGGAAGTGGCTGCAGCTCCGGAGACTTACAGATGCCCGTGATCAGGATAGAAAAGCAGAGAACCACCGTTTCCACAACGGGAACGGGTGGTGCTGATCCCGCCCAGGGCTTCAATGAGTACGAGTTCCCGCTGGACTCCAACTGGGAGATTCCCCGGCAGCAACTCAACCTGGGTTCCATTCTGGGCGAGGGTGCCTTCGGACGCGTCGTTATGGCGGAGGCGGAGGGGCTGCCCAGGAGTCCACATCTGGGCGAAACCATAGTGGCCGTCAAGATGGTCAAGGAGGAGCACACGGATACGGACATGGCCAGCATGGTGCGCGAGATGGAGGTAATGAAGATGATCGGCAAGCACATCAACATCATCAACCTGCTGGGCTGCTGCAGTCAGGGTGGACCGCTGTGGGTGATAGTAGAGTTTGCTCCCCATGGAAACCTTAAGGATTTCCTTAAGAAACATCGTCTAGGCGTCAGAGAGGTGCGGACTCGCTCCGATGGATATGTGGATGACAGGCCCCTGATGCCGACAGAGCAGCTGGGCGAGAAGGAGCTCACCCAGTTCGCTTTTCAAATTGCCCGAGGAATGGAGTATCTCGCCTCTCGAAAG TGCATCCATCGCGATCTTGCGGCCCGAAATGTCCTCGTCAGCGATGGCTACGTGATGAAGATCGCCGACTTCGGGCTGGCAAGGGATATTCAAGATGTGGATTACTACCGGAAGGTAACTGTGGGCTTGCTTCCTGTCAAGTGGATGGCACCCGAGTCGCTGAAAGAGCAGAAGTACGACTCGCGGAGCGACGTGTGGAGCTACGGAGTTCTGCTGTGGGAGATCATGACCTACGGGGATCAGCCGTACCCGCACATCCTGTCCGCCGAGGATCTCTACAGCTACCTGATCACGGGTCAGCGCATGGAGAAGCCGGAGAAGTGCTCCCTTAGCATCTACGTGATAATGTTACAGTGCTGGCTAATAGAATCTAGTGCGCGGCCCACTTTCTCGCAGCTGGTGAGGCGTTTTGATGATATTTTGGAGGCGACGAGTAGCAATCTGCATCTTTCAAGGCTTTTTACGATGGATGATGAGCAGGGCGAAGTTTTAGAGCAGTATACATACTTATAA